In Lentibacillus amyloliquefaciens, one DNA window encodes the following:
- a CDS encoding zinc dependent phospholipase C family protein: protein MPNIWTHILFCENVMDSVKDPNSYLQQEAYMKLGAQGPDPFFYYNFWPWINNESVTNIGLKLHTDKCGEFLLDMIEKASDMDSQTQAYVFGFTTHHILDRNTHPYIHYRAGYEGNKHQELEVLIDTLMMEKYHHLETWKANVSNEISVGPKLDKSVVDLLHQTIDAHYPESSMKSNHYIQKAYRDMKLALKLLADPYGWKKIFLKPLISPFSHQPVKDNADYLNLEHTTWYHPATNEPCSKSFIDLYNQAWTEGIEIMSEVITYWNTRDNTSKERLGEMIGNISYDTGKPLALGLENKYSEPIV from the coding sequence ATGCCTAATATTTGGACACATATTCTTTTTTGTGAAAACGTAATGGATTCGGTTAAAGATCCAAATTCATATTTGCAGCAGGAAGCGTACATGAAGCTGGGTGCACAAGGCCCGGATCCATTTTTTTATTACAATTTTTGGCCATGGATTAATAATGAGTCTGTAACGAATATAGGGTTAAAACTTCACACGGATAAATGCGGCGAATTTCTGCTGGATATGATCGAGAAAGCTAGTGATATGGACAGTCAAACACAAGCTTACGTATTCGGATTTACAACGCACCATATACTTGATCGCAATACACACCCTTATATACATTACCGTGCCGGATATGAAGGAAATAAACATCAGGAGCTGGAAGTGCTGATTGATACATTAATGATGGAAAAATATCATCATTTAGAAACGTGGAAAGCCAATGTCTCAAATGAAATCAGTGTGGGCCCCAAACTTGATAAAAGCGTTGTCGATTTGCTGCATCAGACTATTGATGCCCATTATCCCGAGAGCAGTATGAAATCCAATCATTATATTCAAAAAGCTTACCGGGACATGAAATTGGCCCTGAAACTGCTGGCTGATCCATATGGATGGAAAAAGATATTTTTAAAGCCGCTGATTTCGCCCTTTTCACATCAGCCGGTTAAAGATAATGCCGATTATTTAAATTTAGAACACACAACCTGGTATCATCCGGCAACAAATGAACCTTGTAGCAAAAGTTTCATCGATCTGTACAATCAAGCCTGGACAGAAGGAATCGAAATTATGTCCGAAGTAATTACTTATTGGAACACACGTGATAATACCAGCAAAGAGCGACTTGGCGAAATGATTGGCAATATATCGTATGATACCGGCAAACCGCTTGCCTTAGGTCTTGAAAATAAATACAGTGAACCAATTGTGTGA
- a CDS encoding MFS transporter has protein sequence MTERLNEQEKRWAVISLASIPLIMTLGNSMLIPILPVMEQALDISKLQSSYIITAYSVVAIFLIPVAGFLSDRFGRKKVIIPSLIITGIGGLIAGLASQLMDSPFLVIVAGRILQGVGASGAFPIVLPLVGDIFKDDKEASTTLGIVETSNTVGKVLSPILGAALAALVWYLPFYSIPLFCIVSVLMVIFLIKNKGGENETHFKEYVELAKDTFSKHGRWLVAVFFIGAILMFILFGFLFYLSSILEEKYGYEGIWKGILLAVPLLALSVASFITGRKIKDKLKIMKWVTFTGIILTGASVAVIPFMDHPVYLLSIFFICGTGIGMALPCLDAMITESLEKSVRGAITSIYSAMRFTGVASGPPVIAVMMKGNISWMASVLAIFALIASFLGYRNIKP, from the coding sequence ATGACTGAACGTCTGAACGAACAGGAAAAACGCTGGGCAGTCATATCTCTGGCATCAATACCACTGATAATGACACTGGGCAATTCAATGCTTATCCCCATTCTTCCGGTTATGGAACAGGCATTGGATATTTCGAAACTTCAATCGAGTTATATCATTACGGCCTATTCAGTTGTGGCCATTTTTTTAATTCCGGTTGCGGGATTCTTATCGGATCGATTTGGCCGGAAGAAAGTCATTATTCCTTCATTAATCATAACCGGTATTGGCGGTTTGATTGCCGGTTTGGCATCTCAATTGATGGATAGTCCGTTTCTTGTCATTGTAGCTGGAAGAATATTGCAGGGTGTTGGTGCATCAGGGGCATTTCCAATTGTCCTTCCGCTTGTAGGCGATATTTTTAAAGATGACAAGGAAGCCAGTACAACACTTGGGATTGTCGAAACGTCAAATACAGTCGGGAAAGTCTTAAGCCCAATACTGGGAGCTGCTCTTGCAGCACTTGTTTGGTACTTGCCGTTTTATTCGATTCCATTATTTTGTATCGTTTCTGTATTGATGGTGATCTTCCTGATTAAAAACAAGGGTGGTGAGAACGAAACCCATTTCAAAGAATACGTGGAACTCGCGAAGGATACTTTCAGCAAGCATGGCAGGTGGCTTGTGGCTGTGTTTTTCATTGGCGCCATATTGATGTTTATCCTGTTCGGGTTTCTTTTTTATTTATCCAGTATTTTGGAAGAGAAATACGGCTACGAAGGTATTTGGAAAGGGATTCTTCTTGCTGTTCCTTTACTGGCGTTATCGGTTGCATCATTTATAACCGGCAGGAAAATAAAGGATAAATTAAAAATTATGAAGTGGGTGACATTTACCGGGATTATTTTAACCGGTGCTTCAGTGGCGGTTATTCCATTTATGGATCATCCTGTTTATTTGCTATCCATTTTCTTTATATGCGGGACCGGTATCGGGATGGCACTCCCTTGCCTGGATGCGATGATAACGGAAAGTTTGGAAAAAAGTGTCCGCGGCGCGATCACATCGATTTACAGTGCGATGCGATTTACCGGCGTTGCTTCCGGTCCGCCGGTCATCGCTGTCATGATGAAAGGTAATATTAGCTGGATGGCCAGTGTGTTAGCTATCTTTGCGCTAATCGCAAGCTTTCTTGGCTATCGTAATATAAAACCGTAG
- a CDS encoding MFS transporter: MKKKTAFSWMLYDFGNSAFATTIMAAVLPIFYYDVAAVGLEENLAESYWGYSQSIAVLIVAVLAPILGAISDFSAAKKKFLRFFAYMGIIASILLAFVGEGDYLFASILLIVGNIGFSGANVFYDAFLPELAENEKEMDKLSSAGFAFGYIGGGLLLAINILMITNYSWFGIPDVTTASQLSFASVGLWWFIFSIPLFKNVREEKKTREKRDKSYVAIGFSRVVNTFKEIRQFKHLLIFLIAFWLYNDGISTIIRMATIYGRGIGIDSNSLIIALLITQFVGIPFTFFFGWLASKITAKKALYLTLYVYIGVVVLGYFMASALHFYMLAICVGMVQGGAQALSRSIYSRMVPANKKAEFFGFYGISSKFAAVFGPFLFGIVGQLTGSSRLGIISLLVFFIAGIILLRFVNIEKGIEQAKQYAK; this comes from the coding sequence ATGAAAAAGAAAACGGCATTCAGCTGGATGTTGTATGACTTCGGGAACTCTGCATTTGCAACAACGATTATGGCAGCTGTTCTTCCAATTTTTTATTACGATGTGGCAGCTGTGGGGCTGGAAGAGAATCTGGCAGAAAGTTACTGGGGCTATTCCCAGTCAATTGCGGTTTTGATTGTAGCTGTTCTGGCTCCGATATTGGGAGCCATCAGTGACTTTTCTGCGGCGAAAAAGAAATTTCTGCGCTTTTTTGCTTATATGGGAATCATTGCCAGTATTCTGCTCGCTTTTGTCGGGGAAGGCGATTATCTTTTTGCATCGATCCTGTTGATTGTCGGGAATATTGGTTTTTCCGGTGCAAACGTTTTTTATGATGCATTTCTACCCGAGCTTGCTGAGAATGAGAAGGAAATGGATAAATTATCGTCAGCCGGTTTTGCTTTTGGCTACATAGGCGGTGGCTTATTGCTGGCCATCAATATTTTAATGATTACGAATTATTCCTGGTTTGGCATACCGGATGTCACCACGGCCAGTCAGTTGTCTTTTGCTTCCGTCGGTTTATGGTGGTTTATATTCTCAATACCGCTGTTTAAAAACGTGCGTGAAGAGAAGAAAACAAGAGAAAAGCGGGACAAATCTTATGTGGCAATCGGCTTTTCCAGGGTCGTGAATACGTTTAAAGAAATAAGGCAGTTTAAGCATTTATTAATTTTTCTTATTGCGTTTTGGCTGTATAATGATGGTATTTCAACGATTATAAGAATGGCGACGATTTATGGTCGTGGGATTGGCATTGATTCAAATTCTTTGATTATAGCATTGCTGATCACCCAATTTGTCGGTATTCCGTTTACGTTTTTCTTTGGCTGGCTGGCATCAAAAATAACAGCAAAAAAAGCATTGTATCTGACGTTATACGTTTATATAGGCGTTGTTGTTCTCGGTTATTTCATGGCGTCTGCTTTGCACTTTTATATGCTGGCAATATGTGTTGGAATGGTCCAGGGTGGTGCACAGGCACTTAGCAGGTCGATATACAGCAGGATGGTGCCGGCAAATAAGAAAGCAGAGTTTTTCGGATTTTACGGGATTTCCTCAAAGTTTGCAGCTGTCTTTGGCCCGTTTCTGTTCGGAATTGTTGGTCAGCTGACCGGTTCCAGCAGACTTGGTATCATATCATTGCTTGTCTTCTTTATAGCGGGTATTATTTTATTAAGGTTTGTCAATATCGAAAAAGGTATCGAACAGGCAAAGCAATACGCCAAATGA
- a CDS encoding AzlD domain-containing protein translates to MIIAIIIGMALVTMIPRIIPAFIVDKLQFRDWVNRWLAAIPYAALGALIFPGILSVIPEQPLIGLLGGAAAVLLAYLGLNVILVVIGAILTVFLLTM, encoded by the coding sequence ATGATTATTGCAATTATTATAGGCATGGCACTTGTAACGATGATTCCAAGAATAATCCCGGCGTTTATTGTTGATAAACTGCAGTTTCGGGATTGGGTGAACCGCTGGCTGGCTGCGATTCCCTATGCAGCACTGGGAGCGCTCATTTTCCCGGGTATTTTGAGTGTCATTCCCGAGCAGCCGCTGATCGGTCTTCTGGGCGGAGCCGCTGCAGTGCTCTTGGCATATTTGGGTTTAAACGTTATTTTAGTCGTTATAGGGGCTATTTTAACGGTTTTTCTGTTGACAATGTAA
- a CDS encoding AzlC family ABC transporter permease, with amino-acid sequence MDTDTADHQNTSQSIHMFRRGIAVGFPIMLGYLPIALAYGVLAKQAGMSVTELTLMSVMVFAGASQFMGANMIALGAGAVEIVVATFVLNFRHFVMSLSFVNYLRRFGLKWKIPLSMGLTDETFAVSALHTTEAKKEKGSYFYLALILTAYIAWIAGSFLGGVLGDVIPEQLSQSMGIALYAMFIGLLIPSVKKQWRVGLVAIIAMLINLLCSQFMSEGWAIVCGTVLGGLSGVFLLKGEEQ; translated from the coding sequence ATGGATACAGACACAGCTGATCATCAAAATACATCCCAATCAATACATATGTTTCGCAGAGGGATTGCAGTCGGTTTCCCCATAATGCTTGGCTACTTGCCGATTGCACTTGCATATGGGGTGCTGGCAAAACAGGCGGGAATGTCAGTCACCGAACTGACATTAATGAGTGTGATGGTGTTTGCCGGTGCCAGTCAGTTTATGGGAGCGAATATGATCGCACTGGGTGCTGGAGCAGTTGAAATTGTAGTTGCCACGTTTGTGCTTAATTTCCGTCATTTTGTCATGAGCCTGTCGTTTGTGAATTATTTGCGGAGATTTGGACTCAAATGGAAAATCCCTCTATCAATGGGATTGACGGATGAAACGTTTGCCGTATCGGCATTACATACAACAGAGGCAAAAAAAGAAAAAGGTTCCTATTTTTACTTGGCTCTTATTTTGACAGCTTATATTGCCTGGATTGCGGGCTCTTTTTTGGGAGGGGTCCTGGGTGATGTTATTCCTGAGCAGTTAAGTCAAAGTATGGGAATTGCGTTATATGCGATGTTTATTGGACTGCTTATTCCATCGGTGAAAAAACAATGGCGCGTCGGGCTTGTTGCCATTATCGCGATGCTCATTAACCTCCTGTGCAGCCAGTTTATGAGTGAAGGCTGGGCGATCGTGTGTGGAACGGTACTGGGCGGCCTGAGCGGTGTGTTTTTGCTTAAGGGGGAAGAACAATGA
- a CDS encoding sensor histidine kinase: MKLFIKDHQLLIGFQVGQFGLIILILWLDGYRDFQTLFYAIFLGFFLFSCYLVYCYMTRRAFYKRLEKPMESLDESLQKTEQIPIAEALEKLLKSQYRIYERRIGETEAQKEEHMTFIDRWVHQMKTPLSVIELTAQDLDEPESSNIREETERIKTGLSTVLYMARLRTIEEDFRIKPVALEDLIQEVNRENKRFFIRNEVYPKLETERAGISVETDQKWLMFIITQLIQNAVKYSAGISRQMEISLYERDGSAIFEVTDSGVGIPEEDQKRIFSAFYTGENGRKYRESTGMGLFLVKEVADYLGHGIEMESTVGKGTTFRILFSPAQNITTM; encoded by the coding sequence ATGAAGCTGTTCATTAAAGATCATCAATTATTGATCGGATTTCAGGTTGGACAGTTTGGTCTCATTATTCTTATCCTGTGGCTTGATGGCTATCGGGACTTCCAGACGTTGTTCTATGCCATTTTTCTTGGGTTCTTTTTATTCAGCTGTTATCTCGTGTATTGCTATATGACACGGCGGGCGTTTTACAAAAGGCTTGAGAAACCGATGGAATCACTTGATGAATCATTGCAGAAAACGGAGCAGATACCGATTGCCGAAGCACTTGAGAAATTGCTGAAATCGCAGTACCGGATTTATGAGCGTCGGATTGGAGAAACTGAGGCACAAAAAGAGGAGCATATGACGTTTATCGATCGCTGGGTCCATCAAATGAAAACACCGCTCTCGGTCATCGAATTGACGGCCCAGGATCTTGATGAGCCGGAATCATCAAATATCCGCGAAGAAACCGAGCGTATTAAAACAGGGCTGAGCACGGTATTATACATGGCGCGCCTCCGCACAATCGAGGAGGATTTCCGGATTAAACCAGTTGCACTGGAAGATCTTATCCAGGAAGTCAACCGGGAAAATAAGCGCTTCTTCATCCGCAATGAAGTCTATCCAAAACTGGAAACAGAACGGGCCGGAATCAGTGTGGAAACAGATCAGAAATGGCTGATGTTCATCATCACACAACTTATTCAAAACGCCGTGAAATATTCAGCCGGGATAAGCAGACAAATGGAAATTTCACTTTATGAACGTGATGGATCAGCCATTTTTGAAGTGACAGATTCCGGTGTCGGCATTCCTGAAGAAGATCAAAAACGGATTTTCAGTGCATTTTATACCGGGGAAAATGGCCGCAAGTACAGAGAATCAACTGGCATGGGGCTGTTTCTTGTCAAAGAAGTGGCTGATTATTTGGGGCACGGGATTGAAATGGAAAGTACCGTTGGTAAGGGGACAACATTTCGTATTTTGTTTTCACCGGCTCAAAACATTACAACAATGTAA
- a CDS encoding cation diffusion facilitator family transporter: MDQADDLKKGEKGAWLSICAYIVLAIVKLIIASIGNSQSLWADGLNNTTDVVASVAVLVGLKISRKPPDADHHYGHSRAETIASLFAAFVIATVGIQVIVNIVRQLFAGETVQPDMLTAWTALGAAVVMFSVYRYNVSLAKKIGSSSLNAAAQDNRSDAFVSIGAFIGIIGAQFGLFWLDPFAGLIVGIIICKTAWDIFREATHTLTDGFDAKQIKTIKTDIAKVSEVKQVIDIKGRVHGNQAFIEVTILVNPELNVKESHAITEKIEDFLREKHNITYAHIHIEPYE, from the coding sequence ATGGATCAGGCAGATGATTTAAAAAAAGGTGAAAAAGGCGCCTGGCTCAGCATCTGTGCGTATATTGTCCTGGCAATCGTCAAATTGATTATTGCTTCGATTGGAAACTCCCAAAGTTTGTGGGCAGATGGGTTAAACAATACGACTGACGTTGTCGCCTCAGTTGCTGTTTTAGTTGGATTGAAAATATCGAGAAAGCCACCGGATGCTGATCATCATTACGGACATTCCCGTGCTGAAACAATTGCTTCCCTTTTTGCAGCGTTTGTTATCGCAACGGTTGGCATCCAGGTAATTGTGAATATAGTCAGGCAGCTGTTTGCCGGGGAAACAGTACAGCCGGATATGCTGACAGCCTGGACCGCACTCGGAGCAGCTGTTGTGATGTTTAGTGTTTATCGCTACAATGTTTCGCTTGCAAAAAAAATTGGCAGCAGTTCACTTAATGCCGCAGCTCAGGATAACCGTTCGGACGCTTTCGTCAGCATTGGCGCATTTATCGGCATAATCGGTGCGCAATTTGGTCTTTTTTGGCTTGATCCCTTCGCAGGCCTGATTGTCGGTATTATCATCTGTAAAACGGCATGGGATATATTCAGAGAGGCAACCCATACATTGACTGACGGGTTTGACGCGAAGCAAATCAAGACAATAAAAACTGATATTGCGAAGGTTTCAGAAGTTAAACAAGTCATTGATATTAAAGGGAGAGTTCATGGAAATCAGGCATTTATTGAGGTAACGATCCTGGTTAATCCGGAACTAAATGTTAAAGAAAGTCACGCCATCACAGAAAAAATAGAAGACTTCCTTCGGGAAAAACATAATATAACCTATGCGCATATTCATATCGAGCCTTATGAATAA
- a CDS encoding cobalamin-binding protein codes for MRVVSICPSNTEVVEYLGKTDLLVGVDNYSDWPSEVQHLPKVGPDLSIDMDKVEELNPDLVIASLSVPGMEKNIEALDERKLPYIILNPNSLEEIAGDLEITGKALGEEKLGLDKAAAFRSEVENFREAARNKDYRPSLYWEWWPKPVFTPGGINWLTEISQLAGARNIFDTEDKASVQTDWEDVKVREPDYICMVWVGVKESKMRPELVKRRPGWQEMKAVKGDNIHVLEESLFCRPSPRLLEGLRKLTEILD; via the coding sequence ATGCGCGTCGTCTCAATCTGTCCAAGCAACACAGAAGTTGTCGAATATCTCGGGAAAACGGATTTGCTGGTCGGTGTTGATAACTATTCCGACTGGCCATCGGAAGTGCAGCATTTGCCAAAGGTCGGCCCGGATTTATCAATTGATATGGACAAAGTGGAAGAATTAAATCCCGATTTGGTAATTGCTTCACTCAGCGTTCCGGGTATGGAGAAAAATATTGAAGCGCTTGATGAACGGAAATTACCGTATATAATTCTGAACCCTAATTCTTTAGAAGAGATTGCCGGTGACCTTGAAATTACCGGAAAAGCACTGGGTGAGGAAAAACTTGGTCTGGATAAGGCTGCCGCATTCCGCAGCGAGGTCGAAAACTTCCGTGAAGCGGCACGAAACAAGGACTATAGGCCGTCTTTATACTGGGAATGGTGGCCGAAGCCGGTTTTTACACCCGGTGGTATCAATTGGCTTACCGAAATAAGTCAGTTGGCTGGTGCGCGCAATATTTTTGATACCGAAGATAAAGCGAGCGTACAGACAGACTGGGAAGATGTCAAAGTTCGCGAGCCTGATTATATTTGTATGGTTTGGGTAGGTGTAAAGGAGTCGAAAATGCGACCTGAGCTTGTGAAGCGAAGGCCTGGCTGGCAGGAGATGAAGGCTGTTAAAGGTGACAACATTCATGTCCTGGAAGAATCGCTTTTTTGCCGTCCTTCACCAAGATTGCTTGAAGGTCTGCGGAAATTGACAGAAATATTGGACTAA
- the nhaC gene encoding Na+/H+ antiporter NhaC, translating into MFPVQPKYKPALVESILFFILTVSLISYFLIGLGTEPHIPILIALLLTVTYGLARGISFKDLEESMIAGARSGMAAVFLFLVIGILISSWMISGTIPLLINTGFTFIGGTWFYGIVFAVTAIIGVSLGSSLTTVATIGVAFIGMASAMDASMAITAGAIVSGAFFGDKMSPLSDTTNLASTIVQVDLFSHIKHMSLTTIPAFLISFVIFAILSPAETVSVENLDAYMTSLEATGLIHWTSWIPLVILVLATFFRIPAFISLAVSSVIATFLASITSGLSWGDIWAIWFNGYTAETGFEPVDSLLTKGGINSMLFTISLVILALGFGGLLFVTGIIPSILSSFQEKLQKVRSIIISTASTAIGINVLIGEQYLSVMLTGETFKGVYKQAGLSNKVLARSLEDAGTVINPLVPWSVCGVFIADVLGVPVVTYLPFAFFCLLSPLITMTFGGRVLKIRK; encoded by the coding sequence ATGTTTCCGGTGCAGCCAAAATATAAGCCGGCGTTGGTTGAATCAATTCTATTTTTTATTTTAACAGTTAGTCTCATCAGTTATTTTTTAATTGGGCTGGGAACAGAACCGCACATTCCGATCCTAATCGCTCTGTTGCTTACAGTCACATATGGGCTGGCTAGAGGCATTTCTTTCAAAGACCTTGAAGAGAGTATGATCGCCGGAGCCAGGTCAGGCATGGCAGCTGTTTTCCTCTTTTTAGTAATCGGTATATTGATCAGCAGCTGGATGATCAGTGGAACAATTCCCCTCTTGATCAACACTGGTTTCACCTTTATCGGGGGAACGTGGTTTTATGGTATTGTGTTTGCTGTTACAGCCATCATTGGCGTTTCATTGGGCAGTTCGCTGACAACTGTTGCAACAATTGGGGTCGCTTTTATCGGGATGGCAAGCGCGATGGATGCATCGATGGCCATTACAGCCGGTGCAATCGTCTCCGGAGCATTTTTCGGTGATAAAATGTCTCCCTTGTCAGATACAACAAATTTGGCTTCCACGATTGTCCAAGTCGATTTGTTCAGTCATATTAAACATATGAGTCTGACGACTATTCCGGCATTTCTCATTTCATTTGTTATTTTTGCAATTCTGTCACCCGCTGAAACCGTTTCTGTAGAAAATTTGGACGCATATATGACAAGTCTGGAAGCGACCGGCCTGATTCATTGGACGTCTTGGATACCGCTTGTCATCCTGGTTTTGGCCACATTTTTTCGAATACCTGCATTCATTTCTTTAGCCGTGAGCAGCGTGATAGCAACATTTCTTGCCAGTATAACGAGCGGTCTTTCCTGGGGCGATATTTGGGCGATCTGGTTTAACGGCTATACAGCTGAAACCGGTTTTGAACCCGTAGACAGCTTATTGACAAAAGGCGGCATCAACAGCATGTTGTTTACAATTTCACTTGTCATTTTGGCACTTGGATTTGGAGGGCTGTTATTCGTAACAGGCATTATCCCCTCAATCTTGTCATCATTCCAGGAAAAACTGCAAAAAGTGCGGTCGATTATTATATCAACCGCTTCAACAGCAATTGGTATTAACGTACTGATTGGCGAACAATACTTGTCTGTAATGCTGACGGGGGAAACATTTAAAGGTGTGTACAAGCAAGCTGGGTTGTCCAATAAGGTATTGGCCAGGTCCCTGGAGGATGCCGGTACCGTTATTAACCCGCTCGTTCCATGGAGTGTGTGCGGTGTGTTTATTGCTGATGTCCTCGGTGTCCCAGTAGTGACTTACCTGCCATTTGCCTTTTTCTGCCTGCTAAGCCCGCTCATTACGATGACTTTTGGCGGAAGAGTTTTGAAAATACGAAAATAA
- the map gene encoding type I methionyl aminopeptidase, with protein sequence MITRKSKREIEKMQAAGDVLVKCHKEIAKMIKPGITTMEIDAFAEKFLADHGATPEQKGFSGYPYATCASVNDEICHGFPREEELVEGDIVTIDMVVNLNGGLADSAWTYKVGKLDEKGEKLLNVTKQSLYKGIEQARPGNRLGDIGHAIQTYAEGEGFSVVRDFTGHGIGPTLHEEPHIPHFGLPNKGTRLKEGMVITIEPMINEGSWHSKMDANNWTARTVDQGRSAQYEHTVVITKDGPMLTTDQDQ encoded by the coding sequence ATGATTACACGTAAAAGTAAACGCGAAATTGAAAAAATGCAAGCTGCGGGGGATGTACTCGTTAAATGCCATAAAGAAATAGCTAAAATGATTAAACCGGGTATCACGACGATGGAAATTGATGCCTTTGCGGAAAAGTTTTTGGCTGACCATGGTGCAACACCTGAACAAAAAGGGTTCAGTGGTTACCCTTATGCAACATGCGCCTCGGTTAATGATGAGATTTGCCATGGGTTTCCCCGGGAAGAAGAACTTGTTGAAGGGGATATTGTAACAATCGACATGGTCGTTAATCTGAATGGTGGTTTGGCGGATTCGGCATGGACTTATAAGGTCGGAAAACTTGATGAAAAAGGCGAAAAACTTCTCAACGTCACGAAACAATCGCTTTATAAAGGAATTGAACAGGCACGTCCTGGCAATCGGCTCGGTGATATCGGTCATGCCATTCAGACATATGCTGAAGGGGAAGGTTTCTCGGTCGTTCGCGATTTCACCGGACATGGTATTGGTCCGACTTTGCATGAAGAACCGCACATTCCGCATTTTGGCTTGCCAAATAAAGGTACGCGGTTAAAAGAAGGTATGGTCATTACAATAGAACCTATGATTAACGAAGGCAGCTGGCACAGTAAAATGGATGCCAACAACTGGACTGCCCGCACGGTTGATCAAGGCCGCTCTGCGCAATATGAGCATACTGTTGTTATTACAAAGGATGGCCCAATGCTGACAACCGATCAGGATCAATAA
- a CDS encoding response regulator transcription factor, translating into MEKIMILEDDPKIAGYLHTFIEKYSYAVLTVDNFENPMDSFHWFQPDLVLLDINLPSFDGFYWCRQIRLESVCPVIFISARTGEMDQVMALENGGDDFITKPFHPDVVMAKIRSQLRRAYGEYALGHQERILQKDGLKLFPERLELRFGTDVTPLTKKEANIIESLMGRHPRVAGREDLLEKLWDDQTYVDENTLNVNITRVRKKFQELGITGAVETVRGAGYRLCVTWNGVEGS; encoded by the coding sequence GTGGAAAAAATCATGATTTTGGAAGATGATCCGAAAATAGCCGGTTACTTGCACACGTTTATAGAAAAATACAGCTATGCCGTGTTGACAGTGGATAATTTCGAAAACCCGATGGATTCATTTCACTGGTTCCAACCGGATCTGGTTCTGTTGGATATCAATCTTCCCAGTTTTGATGGATTTTATTGGTGTCGGCAGATCCGTCTTGAGTCAGTTTGTCCGGTTATATTCATTTCTGCCCGTACCGGGGAGATGGATCAGGTCATGGCACTGGAGAATGGCGGCGATGACTTTATTACCAAACCGTTCCATCCGGATGTCGTGATGGCCAAAATCCGCAGCCAATTACGACGGGCGTATGGGGAATATGCGTTGGGCCATCAAGAACGTATTTTGCAGAAAGATGGACTGAAGCTGTTCCCGGAACGACTTGAGCTCAGATTCGGTACCGATGTGACACCCCTCACCAAAAAAGAAGCGAATATTATAGAAAGCTTGATGGGCCGGCATCCTCGGGTGGCAGGCAGGGAGGATTTATTGGAAAAACTGTGGGATGACCAAACATATGTCGATGAAAACACGCTTAACGTAAATATAACACGGGTTCGCAAAAAGTTTCAGGAGCTCGGTATCACAGGTGCGGTTGAAACAGTCCGCGGAGCAGGCTACCGTTTGTGTGTGACTTGGAATGGAGTAGAGGGGTCATGA
- a CDS encoding IDEAL domain-containing protein, translating to MKKQKVVYQLYRYAGGAIKAKREVPFEMKLSAQLILDELCFSWNKQKLQAAINHSIDTEDKETFVRLSKEYRHYVWE from the coding sequence ATGAAGAAACAGAAGGTGGTCTATCAGCTTTATCGTTATGCAGGAGGAGCCATTAAAGCAAAACGAGAGGTACCGTTTGAAATGAAGTTATCTGCCCAATTAATATTGGATGAATTATGTTTCAGCTGGAATAAGCAAAAACTCCAAGCGGCTATCAATCATTCGATTGATACAGAGGACAAGGAAACGTTCGTCCGGTTGTCAAAAGAATACAGACATTACGTATGGGAATAA